One Bacillota bacterium genomic window carries:
- the nrdR gene encoding transcriptional repressor NrdR — translation MKCPYCGAPESKVVDSRAADEGSSIRRRRECVACGKRFTTYEVVDEIPLTVVKKDGRREPFDRNKILAGLLKACEKRPVPVARLEVLVDGVERALRGKLEREVSSSEIGEMVMEGLRDIDEVAYVRFASVYRQFKDIDRFMQELQKLLNDR, via the coding sequence ATGAAGTGTCCATATTGCGGGGCCCCCGAGAGCAAGGTCGTAGATTCGAGAGCGGCTGATGAAGGTAGCTCCATAAGGAGAAGGCGGGAGTGCGTCGCCTGCGGCAAGAGGTTCACCACTTACGAGGTCGTAGATGAGATACCCTTGACCGTCGTCAAAAAGGACGGGCGGCGCGAGCCATTCGATCGCAACAAGATCCTGGCGGGGCTCCTCAAGGCCTGCGAGAAGAGGCCGGTCCCTGTGGCCAGACTCGAGGTGCTCGTTGATGGCGTTGAGAGGGCCCTCAGGGGGAAACTGGAGCGGGAGGTCAGCAGTTCGGAGATCGGGGAGATGGTCATGGAAGGGCTCCGGGATATAGACGAGGTCGCCTATGTGCGGTTTGCGTCGGTTTACAGGCAATTCAAAGACATCGATCGTTTCATGCAGGAACTCCAGAAGCTCTTGAATGATAGATGA
- the sigG gene encoding RNA polymerase sporulation sigma factor SigG: MLVNKVEICGVNTSKLPVLSNQKMRELLVQVRAGDRSAREKLIHGNLRLVLSVIQRFNNRGEYVDDLFQVGCIGLMKAIDNFDLNQNVRFSTYAVPMIIGEIRRYLRDNNSIRVSRSLRDVAYKALQVRDALVNKNSKEPTINEIAEELNLPREEIIYALDAIQDPVSLFEPIYHDGGDPIFVMDQVSDEKNQDSTWLEGISIREAMEKLGERERTILRKRFFEGKTQMEVAEEIGISQAQVSRLEKAALKHMRKLM; this comes from the coding sequence ATGCTGGTCAACAAGGTGGAAATCTGCGGCGTCAACACCTCAAAGCTGCCTGTATTATCCAACCAGAAGATGCGCGAGCTCCTTGTCCAGGTTAGAGCTGGTGACCGCTCAGCCCGCGAGAAACTGATTCACGGGAATCTCAGGCTGGTCTTGAGCGTTATTCAGCGCTTCAACAACCGCGGAGAGTATGTGGACGACCTGTTCCAGGTGGGTTGCATCGGACTCATGAAGGCCATAGATAACTTCGATTTAAACCAGAACGTGAGGTTTTCGACATATGCTGTCCCGATGATAATAGGGGAGATAAGGCGCTACCTGAGGGACAACAACTCGATCAGGGTGAGCCGGTCTTTGAGGGATGTAGCTTACAAGGCCCTTCAGGTACGTGATGCCCTGGTAAACAAGAATTCCAAGGAGCCCACCATCAACGAAATTGCAGAGGAGCTCAATCTCCCCCGGGAGGAGATTATATACGCCCTCGATGCTATTCAGGACCCGGTATCTCTTTTCGAGCCGATATATCACGATGGCGGGGACCCCATATTTGTCATGGACCAGGTGAGCGATGAAAAGAATCAGGATAGCACATGGCTTGAAGGCATATCGATAAGAGAGGCGATGGAGAAACTGGGCGAGCGGGAGCGAACCATACTCCGCAAGAGGTTCTTCGAGGGCAAGACGCAGATGGAGGTTGCGGAGGAGATCGGGATATCCCAGGCCCAGGTCTCGAGGCTCGAAAAGGCTGCCTTGAAGCACATGAGGAAGCTCATGTGA
- the spoIIR gene encoding stage II sporulation protein R, with protein MRARVITTCGIIAIAAILIAISSAFSPANNRVDEAYTPDNLVRLHIVANSDSAADQALKLEVRDVILDMARKLLEGVTSKEEARQVLQENLPALQEAARAYVKSRGRDYPVIAEMGRFKFPKRTYGDVIVPAGNYDALRIILGKGLGQNWWCVLFPPLCFVDISRERLAVSRIKADGSPEESLSRLKLELGRYATTRQGGFLAKDLKSLKELKILSDPAAELGRLLSPLMLFYYDYDALAGGEEHNERLQ; from the coding sequence TTGCGGGCGCGTGTTATAACAACTTGCGGTATTATAGCTATCGCAGCGATCCTTATAGCCATATCGTCAGCGTTCTCGCCTGCGAATAACAGGGTGGACGAGGCCTATACCCCGGATAACCTGGTCCGGCTCCACATCGTAGCAAACAGCGATTCGGCAGCGGATCAGGCCCTGAAATTGGAGGTCAGGGATGTGATCCTTGATATGGCAAGGAAGTTGCTCGAGGGGGTTACCAGCAAAGAGGAGGCCAGGCAGGTCTTGCAGGAAAACCTGCCGGCATTACAGGAAGCTGCCCGGGCCTATGTTAAGAGCCGCGGCAGGGATTATCCAGTTATTGCGGAGATGGGGAGGTTCAAGTTTCCAAAGCGGACCTATGGTGATGTCATTGTCCCTGCAGGGAATTATGATGCGCTTCGCATAATACTGGGGAAAGGCCTGGGCCAGAACTGGTGGTGCGTTTTATTCCCCCCGCTGTGCTTTGTTGATATATCAAGAGAACGCCTGGCTGTCAGCAGGATCAAAGCGGATGGGAGCCCCGAGGAATCGCTATCGAGATTGAAACTCGAGCTCGGGCGATACGCCACCACGCGACAGGGCGGCTTTCTTGCAAAGGACTTGAAGAGCTTAAAGGAACTGAAGATCCTATCTGATCCCGCGGCGGAGCTTGGGCGGCTCCTGAGCCCCCTAATGTTATTTTACTATGATTACGATGCCCTTGCCGGGGGTGAGGAGCACAATGAGCGGCTGCAATAA
- a CDS encoding YlmC/YmxH family sporulation protein, whose protein sequence is MIRTSELRVKDVVNALDGRRLGPVSDLEIDIDTGQVKAVMVPGPPRFLGIIGRGNDYVIPWERIKRIGLDVILVEVSDAVDPREFSH, encoded by the coding sequence CTGATAAGGACATCCGAGCTAAGGGTCAAGGATGTCGTAAACGCTTTGGATGGCCGGAGACTGGGGCCGGTTTCGGACCTCGAGATCGATATTGACACCGGCCAGGTCAAGGCCGTCATGGTGCCGGGCCCGCCGAGGTTTCTAGGTATAATTGGCCGGGGCAATGATTACGTCATACCGTGGGAGCGCATCAAGCGGATCGGTCTTGATGTGATACTTGTTGAGGTTAGCGATGCCGTCGATCCCCGGGAGTTTTCGCACTAG